In a single window of the Gammaproteobacteria bacterium genome:
- a CDS encoding Kdo2-lipid IVA lauroyltransferase/acyltransferase, with translation MWLIKIVENLIVIRNHLIWIGFRLFAALPQCVVRGLGIILGMVANLFPNPVRRIIEINLRLCFPELQKIERQRLVRRTLIETGKTFTEMGALWTWELPKVLALVKKVSGEDAFQAALAQGRGAITAGPHLGAWEMAGLYLSKHYPVTTLYRPPRLAGLGERVRLARARGGARLVATDIRGVKSLYQSLMQGEVVAILPDHNPGQGMGVFAPFFGISANTMVLLSRLANKNNVPVFFVYAERLPRGQGFHIHFVPGDQGINDTDIERSCACLNAGVEECIRRHPEQYQWSYKRFKIRPEGEADLYKKK, from the coding sequence ATGTGGCTAATCAAAATTGTAGAGAATTTAATAGTGATACGGAACCATTTAATTTGGATAGGATTTCGATTATTCGCGGCGCTGCCCCAATGTGTTGTGCGTGGCCTGGGTATCATTTTGGGAATGGTGGCGAATCTATTTCCCAATCCTGTACGACGCATAATCGAAATTAATTTACGCCTTTGTTTTCCAGAACTACAGAAAATTGAGCGTCAACGCCTGGTGCGACGAACTTTAATCGAGACTGGAAAAACTTTTACGGAAATGGGGGCGCTTTGGACGTGGGAATTACCAAAGGTGTTGGCATTAGTCAAGAAAGTGAGTGGTGAGGACGCCTTTCAAGCGGCATTGGCCCAAGGACGGGGAGCAATTACGGCAGGACCTCATCTTGGAGCTTGGGAGATGGCAGGGCTTTATCTTTCCAAACACTACCCCGTTACCACACTTTACCGCCCGCCACGCCTGGCTGGCTTGGGAGAACGGGTACGTTTGGCGCGTGCCCGAGGAGGCGCGCGCTTAGTAGCTACGGATATTCGCGGAGTAAAATCGCTTTATCAGAGCTTGATGCAAGGTGAAGTCGTGGCAATTCTTCCCGATCACAATCCAGGCCAGGGAATGGGAGTTTTCGCGCCCTTCTTTGGTATTTCAGCAAATACAATGGTGCTATTATCACGCTTGGCCAATAAAAATAACGTACCTGTATTTTTTGTTTACGCCGAGCGGCTTCCGCGTGGACAAGGATTTCATATTCACTTTGTTCCTGGTGATCAAGGAATCAACGATACCGATATTGAACGGAGCTGCGCTTGTCTAAACGCAGGAGTCGAGGAGTGCATTCGTCGTCATCCAGAACAATATCAGTGGAGTTATAAGCGGTTTAAGATTAGGCCAGAGGGAGAAGCGGATCTGTATAAAAAGAAATAG